GCTCTCGGCGAGCGACCGGGCGATCGCGACGCGCTGCTGCATGCCGCCCGAGAGCTGGTGCGGGAAGTGCCCCGCGAACTCGGTGAGCCCGACGAGTGCGAGCAGCTCGGCGGCCCGCGCGGCGCGCTCGCGGCGGCCGACGCCGTGCAGCTCGAGCGGCAGCTCGACGTTGGCGGTGACGCTCCGCCATGGCAGGAGCCCGGCCTGCTGGAACGCGATCCCGTAGTCCTGGGCCTCCCGAGCGACGCGAGGTGAACGGCCGAACACCGCGATCTCGCCCGACGTCGGCTGGTCCAGGTCCGCGACGAGGCGCAGCAGCGTCGACTTGCCGCACCCGGACGGGCCGATGAGGGACACGAACTCCCCCGCGGCGACGGTCAGGTGGATGTCGTCGAGCGCGGTGACGGTGCCGGCCTTCGTGCCGAACACCTTGGACACCCCGCGCACGTCGACGGCGGTGGCGGGTCCGGCAGGCGTCGGCCCGGCCGACACGGCGGACGGCGACGCGCCGGTCGCATCGGGGGCGGTGGTGACGTCGCTCATGAGACCTCCGCGTGGCGGTAGCGGCCCAGGCCGAGCCCGAGCAGGGTGACGAGTCCGGCGGCGACGAGTCCGAGCACCGCGGCGGCGAGGATGGCCGCCCACGGCTTGGCGGGGTCACCGCTCGCCGCCTGGGCGTACGCGATGACGAGCCGCCCGATGCCGCCCTTGGTGCCGGTGGACACCTCGGCGACGATGGCGCCGACAACGGCCGTGGCTGCCGCGAGCCGCAGCGCGGGCAGCAGGTACGGGACGGACGCGGGCAGCCGCAGCGAGACGAGCGTGCGCCCCCACGAGGCGGCCTGCGCCCGGAACAGCTCGACCTGCGCCGTGGTCGGCGACTGCAGGCCGCGCAGCATCCCGACCGCGACGGGGAAGAACGCGAGGTAGGACGCGATGAGGGCGACCGACATCCACTTCTGCCACTCGAGCGCGCCGAGGTGGATGCGCCCGCCCCACCCGACGACGAGCGGCGCGAGCGCGACGAGCGGCACGGTCTGCGACAGCACGACCCACGGCAGCAGCGCGGACTCGACGAGCCGCGAGCGCTGCATGACCACCGCGACCACGACCCCGCCGACGACGCCCAGCACCCACCCGGCGGCGGCGACGCGCAGCGTGAACCAGCACGCCTGGAGCATTGCTTCGAGCACGGTCGGCGCGCCGGTCGCGGACGTCTCGGGCTCGCCGATGCGGGCGACGACGTCCCACACGTGCGGCATCGCGACGTCGTCGGTGCGCGGCAGGACGCTCGCCTCGCCGACGTGCCACCCGGTGTCGGGCACGACGGCCTTGACGACCTCCCACAGCACGACGAGGAGCACGAGCGCCGCGGCGCCCCAGAGCGCCGACCGGGCGGCGCGCGGGCCCGTCGTCATGCGGTCGCCACGACGGTGTCCGCGAGCGCGGGGATGACGCGCTCGCCGTAGAGCCGCATGGTCTCCTCCTTGTTGTCGTGCTGGAGGTAGGCGGCGAACTGGGTGACGCCGAGGTCGCGCAGAGCCTCGAGCTTCTCGACGTGCTCGCGCGGGCTGCCGAGCAGGCAGAACCGTTCGACGATCTCGTCGGGCACGAACGACGTGTGCGAGTTCCCGGCACGGCCGTGCTCGTTGTAGTCGTAGCCCTCGCGCGCCTTGATGTAGTCGGTGAGGGCCTTCGGGACGGTGCTGTCGCTGCCGTAGCGGGCGACGATGTCGGCGACGTGGTTGCCGACCATGCCGCCGAACCAGCGGCACTGCTCGCGCATGTGCGCGCGGGCGGCGGGCGAGTCGCCGTCGCCGACGTACGCGGGTGCGGCGACGCAGAACTGGATCGCGTCGGGGTCGCGCCCGGCGGCCTCGGCGGCGTCCCGGACGACCTTGATCGTCCACGCGGCGATGTCGGGGTCGGCGAGCTGGAGGATGAACCCGTCGCCGACCTCGCCGGTGAGCTGGAGCGCGAGCGGCCCGTACGCGGCGACCCACACGTCGAGCGCGGAGCCCTTGGCCCACGGGAACCGGACGGTGCGGCCGTTGACCTCGACGGCCCGGTCGTTCGCGAGCTCGCGGATCACGTGGATCGACTCGCGCAGCGTCGCGAGGTTCGACGGTCGGCCGTTGAGCGTGCGGACCGCGGAGTCGCCGCGGCCGATGCCGCACACGGTCCGGTTGCCGAACATCTCGTTGAGCGTCGCGAACAGCGAGGCCGTGACGGTCCAGTCCCGCGTCGCGGGGTTGGTGACCATCGGCCCGACGACCACCTTGCGCGTCGCGGCGAGGATCGCGGAGTACACGACGAACGGCTCCTGCCACAGCAGGTGCGAGTCGAACGTCCACACGTAGTCGAAGCCGTGCGTCTCGGCCTGGCGGGCGAGCTCGACGGTGCGCCAGGCGGGCGGGTTGGTCTGCAGGACGACACCGAAGTCCACGGGCGGTCCTCCTTCCGGGGCGTGGGGACGCGGGTCAGACGAGGTACTGCGAGAGGTCGCGCTTGAGGTAGCGCCCGTGGCCGGCCCGGCCGTGGTACCCGTCGGCGTCGACGACCACCGACCCGCGGGACAGGACGACGTCGACGTGCCCGTCGACCTCGAAGCCCTCCCACGCGGAGTGGTCCATGTGCATGTGGTGCGTCTTGCCCTCGCCGACCCCGATGGACGTGTGCCCGGCCGGGTCGTACACGACGACGTCCGCGTCGGCGCCGGGCGCGATGACGCCCTTGCGGCCGTACAGCCCGAACATGCGCGCGGGCGTCGTCGAGGTGAGCTCGACCCAGCGCTCGAGCGTGATCTGGCCCGTCACGACGCCCTGGTACATGAGGTCCATGCGGTGCTCGACGGACCCGATGCCGTTGGGGATCGCGCGGAAGTCGGACAGCCCGAGCTCCTTCTGGCCCTTCATGCAGAACGGGCAGTGGTCGGTCGACACCATCTGCAGGTCGTTGGTGCGCAGCGCCTGCCACATGTGGTCCTGGTGCCCCTCGGCCCGCGAGCGCAGCGGCGTCGAGCAGACCCACTTCGCCCCCTCGAAGCCCGGCGCGCCGAGCTGCTCCTCGAGCGACAGGTAGAGGTACTGCGGGCAGGTCTCGCCGAACACGTTCTTGCCGTTGTCGCGCGCCCAGGCGAGCTGCTGGACGGCCTGCTTGGCGCTCACGTGCACGACGTAGAGCGGCGCGTTCGTGAGGTCGGCGAGCATGATCGCGCGGTGCGTGGCCTCCTCCTCGAGCTGCCAGGCGCGGGCGATCCCGTGGAAGTAGGGGTCGGTCTTGCCCTGCTCGACGAGCTGCGCCGCGAGGACGTCGATCGCCGGACCGTTCTCGGCGTGCATCATCGTGAGCAAGCCGAGGTCGGCGGCCTTCTGCATGGCCCGGACGATCTGCGCGTCGTCGGCGTAGAAGACGCCGGGGTACGCCATGAAGAGCTTGTAGCTCGTGACGCCCTCCGCGACGAGGCCCTCCATCGCCTTGAGGCTGTCGTCGTCGACGCCGCCGACGATCTGGTGGAACGCGTAGTCGACCGCGCACTTCCCGGCCGCCTTGTCGTGCCAGGCGGCCAGCCCGTCCATGACCCGCTCCCCCGCCCGCTGGACCGCGAAGTCGACGATCGTCGTCGTGCCGCCCCACGCCGCGGCGCGGGTGCCGGTCTCGAACGTGTCCGACGCGGCCGTGCCGCCGAACGGCAGCTCCATGTGGGTGTGCGCGTCGACGCCGCCCGGGATCACGTACTTGCCGGTCGCGTCGATCACGCGGTCGACGTGCGCGGCCAGGTCGAAGCCGAGCAGCGTCGAGCCGGGTGCGAGCACCGCGGCGATCGTCTCGCCGTCGACGAGCACGTCGGCCGGGGTGCGGCCCGTCGCGCTGACGACGGTCCCGCCGATGATGAGGGTCTTCACTCGTGGTCCTCTCCGCTGCGTCCGGGTCAGGGGGCGACGATCGCGCCGTAGGCGTCGGGCCGGCGGTCGCGGAAGAACTGCCAGCGCTCGCGGACCTGCCGGATCTGGTCGAGGTCGAGGTCGCGGATCAGGAGCTGGTCCTCGGTCGAGGAGCCGACCTCGCCCACGTAGTTGCCGTCCGGACCGACGGCGTACGACGAGCCGTAGAACGCGACCGCCTCGTCGCCGTACTCGTTGTCCTCGCGGCCCACGCGGTTGTTCGCGACGACGAAGTACCCGTTCGCGACGGCTGCCGCGGGCTGCTCGATCTCCCACAGCTTGTTGGAGATGCCGGGCGCGGTGGCGTTGGGGTTGAAGACGATCTCGGCGCCGTTCAGCGCGAGCACGCGCCAGCCCTCGGGGAAGTGCCGGTCGTAGCAGATGTTGACGCCGATCTTCCCGACGGCCGTCTCGAACACCGGGTACCCGAGGTTGCCGGGCCGGAAGTAGAACTTCTCCCAGAACTTCGGCAGGTGCGGGATGTGGTGCTTGCGGTACTTGCCGAGGTAGGTGCCGTCCGCGTCGATCACCGCGGCCGTGTTGTAGAGGACGCCCGGCTGGTCCTCCTCGTAGACCGGCAGCACGATCACGATGCCGAGCTCGGCGGCGAGCGACGCGAACCGCTCGGTCGTCGGGCCCGGGACGGACTCCGCGTAGTCGTAGTAGGCGGTGTCCTGCGTGATGCCGAAGTACGGCCCGTAGAACAGCTCCTGGAAGCAGATCACCTGCGCGCCGGCCGACGCGGCCTCGCGCGTCCAGGCCTCGTGGAGCGCGATCATCGACTCCTTGTCGCCGGTCCAGGTGGCCTGGGTGAAGGCGACGCGTACGACGGTCATGGGGTTCCTCCGGTCCTCGGTCGGCCGGCGGCGGGAACCCGGCCGCGGTGCCGCGGTCCCACGTCGTGCGACGGGTCCTGCCTGCCGGGCCGGGCCCCGTCGCCTGGAATGTGACTGTCGGCGTTGAACATTTCTGCGGGGTTACCCCTCGTTTCCGCCGCGCGAACAACGACGGGCCGCGTGTAAACACCTGCGACCGGCGCCCGGTTCGTCCGGTGCTTCGTCCGGTCAGCGTCGTCGCCCCGGGCATGCTGCGGCCATGGACCTGGCCACCCACGTCGACGACCGGTCGCCGCGCGGCATCGCGGCCGCGGTGGCGCGGCTGGTCCACGGCGGCGAGCTCGTCCCCGGCGACCGCCTGCCGACCGTGCGCGCGCTCGCCGTCGACCTCGGCGTGAGCCCCGCGACGGTGAGCGGCGCGTTCCAGGCGCTCGCGACCGTCGGGCTCGTCGCGTCGCGCGGGCGCGCAGGCACGTTCGTGCTGCCGCCGCCCGCCGCGTGGCTCCCCCCGCGCTACCGCGACCTCGCCGGGGGCGCACCCGCCCGGCTCGACCTGTCGACGGGCACGCCCGACCCCGACCTGCTGCCGCCGCTCGGCCCGGCGCTCGCGCGCGTCGCGGCCCGGACGCCCGCCGCCGAGGCCGGCACCTACCTGTCGACGCCGCTCGTGCCCGAGCTCGAGTCGCTGCTGCGCGAGTCGTGGCCGTTCGTGCCGCAGCGGCTCACGGTCGTCGACGGTGCGGTCGACGCGATCAGCCGCACGCTCGAGCAGGTCGCGTCGTTCGGCGACCGCGTCGCCGTCGAGGACCCCGGCTTCCCGCCGCTGTTCGACCTCCTCGACCAGCTCGGCCTCCAGCGCGTGCCCGTCGCGCTCGACCGCAACGGCATGCGCCCCGACTCGCTCGCGCGCGCCCTGGCCGCCGGCGCGAGCGTGGTCGTGCTGCAGCCCCGCGCCCAGAACCCGACGGGCGTCTCGCTGACCCCGACCCGGGCCCGTGAGCTCGCGGCCGTCGTCCGGCGCGTCCCCGCCGCGACCGCCGTGACCGTCGTCGAGGACGACCACTGCGGGCAGATCTCCTCCGCGCGCGACGTCTCGCTCGGCACCTGGCTGCCCGACGCGACCGTGCACGTCCGGTCGTACTCGAAGTCGCACGGTCCCGACCTGCGGCTCGCGGCCGTCGGCGGGCCCGCCCGCGTGCTCGACGCGCTCGTCGCGCGCCGCATGCTCGGCCCCGGCTGGACGAGCCGCCTGCTGCAGCACGTGCTCGTCGACCTGCTGACCGACCCCGCCGCGATCGACGCCGTCGAGCACGCGCGCCGCGTGTACTTCGCGCGCCGCCGGGCGCTCACGACCGCGCTCGCGATGCTCGACGTGCACGTCGACGGCGGCGACGGCATCAACCTGTGGCTGCCCGTGCACGACGAGCGCACGGCGCTCCTGCGACTCGAGGCCGCCGGGATCCGCGCCGCGCCGGGTACGCCGTTCGTCGCCAACGGCGCGGAGGACGGGACCGCGCACCTGCGCGTCACCGTCGGCCTGCTGTCCGCCGACGTCGCCGAGGTCGCCCAGGCCCTCGCCCTCGCCGCCCGCCCCTGACTCCTCACGGACGTCACCGTCGACCCGGGTCTGGTGACCGGAGACTCCTTCTGGGCGGCAACCAGACCCGGGTCGTGCGCACACGGCCGGCCGTTGCGCGCGTCGACCCGGGGCTCGTGACCGGAAGGGACGGTTGAGCGGTACCGAGACCCGGGTCGTCGGGTGACGGGTCGTCCGAGGGGCGGGTCGCGTGCAGCGGCGTCCCGTCAGGTCGCAGGGTGGCGGGTGTGCAGGTCGGCGCGTGGACGCCGGGTTGCGGAACCGGTGCGGGAGCGGCCTAGGGTGGGATCCGGAACCTGGTCGTGCTGACCGGGTCGAGCCGCCCGGCACTCGGCGGCCCTCCGGGGTGCGACGTGCACCCGTCCCGTCGTGCGCACCGCCGCGCACCCCCGCCCGCGCAGGGGTCGCCGCCTGCGCCCAGCCCCGGAGTGTCGATGCCCCGCACCACCCGTCGTCCCCTCGTG
The sequence above is a segment of the Cellulomonas fimi genome. Coding sequences within it:
- a CDS encoding ABC transporter ATP-binding protein, whose protein sequence is MSDVTTAPDATGASPSAVSAGPTPAGPATAVDVRGVSKVFGTKAGTVTALDDIHLTVAAGEFVSLIGPSGCGKSTLLRLVADLDQPTSGEIAVFGRSPRVAREAQDYGIAFQQAGLLPWRSVTANVELPLELHGVGRRERAARAAELLALVGLTEFAGHFPHQLSGGMQQRVAIARSLAESPSLLLMDEPFGALDEMTRERMQTELVRLCAESGAAVVFVTHSIPEAVFLSQRVVVMSPRPGRIAQVVPVDLARADERTDDLREDAAFFAAVTAVREALHGGHGSGVPTRGVDVR
- a CDS encoding ABC transporter permease, whose translation is MTTGPRAARSALWGAAALVLLVVLWEVVKAVVPDTGWHVGEASVLPRTDDVAMPHVWDVVARIGEPETSATGAPTVLEAMLQACWFTLRVAAAGWVLGVVGGVVVAVVMQRSRLVESALLPWVVLSQTVPLVALAPLVVGWGGRIHLGALEWQKWMSVALIASYLAFFPVAVGMLRGLQSPTTAQVELFRAQAASWGRTLVSLRLPASVPYLLPALRLAAATAVVGAIVAEVSTGTKGGIGRLVIAYAQAASGDPAKPWAAILAAAVLGLVAAGLVTLLGLGLGRYRHAEVS
- a CDS encoding TIGR03842 family LLM class F420-dependent oxidoreductase codes for the protein MDFGVVLQTNPPAWRTVELARQAETHGFDYVWTFDSHLLWQEPFVVYSAILAATRKVVVGPMVTNPATRDWTVTASLFATLNEMFGNRTVCGIGRGDSAVRTLNGRPSNLATLRESIHVIRELANDRAVEVNGRTVRFPWAKGSALDVWVAAYGPLALQLTGEVGDGFILQLADPDIAAWTIKVVRDAAEAAGRDPDAIQFCVAAPAYVGDGDSPAARAHMREQCRWFGGMVGNHVADIVARYGSDSTVPKALTDYIKAREGYDYNEHGRAGNSHTSFVPDEIVERFCLLGSPREHVEKLEALRDLGVTQFAAYLQHDNKEETMRLYGERVIPALADTVVATA
- the hydA gene encoding dihydropyrimidinase, which codes for MKTLIIGGTVVSATGRTPADVLVDGETIAAVLAPGSTLLGFDLAAHVDRVIDATGKYVIPGGVDAHTHMELPFGGTAASDTFETGTRAAAWGGTTTIVDFAVQRAGERVMDGLAAWHDKAAGKCAVDYAFHQIVGGVDDDSLKAMEGLVAEGVTSYKLFMAYPGVFYADDAQIVRAMQKAADLGLLTMMHAENGPAIDVLAAQLVEQGKTDPYFHGIARAWQLEEEATHRAIMLADLTNAPLYVVHVSAKQAVQQLAWARDNGKNVFGETCPQYLYLSLEEQLGAPGFEGAKWVCSTPLRSRAEGHQDHMWQALRTNDLQMVSTDHCPFCMKGQKELGLSDFRAIPNGIGSVEHRMDLMYQGVVTGQITLERWVELTSTTPARMFGLYGRKGVIAPGADADVVVYDPAGHTSIGVGEGKTHHMHMDHSAWEGFEVDGHVDVVLSRGSVVVDADGYHGRAGHGRYLKRDLSQYLV
- a CDS encoding nitrilase-related carbon-nitrogen hydrolase, producing the protein MTVVRVAFTQATWTGDKESMIALHEAWTREAASAGAQVICFQELFYGPYFGITQDTAYYDYAESVPGPTTERFASLAAELGIVIVLPVYEEDQPGVLYNTAAVIDADGTYLGKYRKHHIPHLPKFWEKFYFRPGNLGYPVFETAVGKIGVNICYDRHFPEGWRVLALNGAEIVFNPNATAPGISNKLWEIEQPAAAVANGYFVVANNRVGREDNEYGDEAVAFYGSSYAVGPDGNYVGEVGSSTEDQLLIRDLDLDQIRQVRERWQFFRDRRPDAYGAIVAP
- a CDS encoding aminotransferase class I/II-fold pyridoxal phosphate-dependent enzyme, encoding MDLATHVDDRSPRGIAAAVARLVHGGELVPGDRLPTVRALAVDLGVSPATVSGAFQALATVGLVASRGRAGTFVLPPPAAWLPPRYRDLAGGAPARLDLSTGTPDPDLLPPLGPALARVAARTPAAEAGTYLSTPLVPELESLLRESWPFVPQRLTVVDGAVDAISRTLEQVASFGDRVAVEDPGFPPLFDLLDQLGLQRVPVALDRNGMRPDSLARALAAGASVVVLQPRAQNPTGVSLTPTRARELAAVVRRVPAATAVTVVEDDHCGQISSARDVSLGTWLPDATVHVRSYSKSHGPDLRLAAVGGPARVLDALVARRMLGPGWTSRLLQHVLVDLLTDPAAIDAVEHARRVYFARRRALTTALAMLDVHVDGGDGINLWLPVHDERTALLRLEAAGIRAAPGTPFVANGAEDGTAHLRVTVGLLSADVAEVAQALALAARP